The Muricauda sp. SCSIO 65647 genome includes a region encoding these proteins:
- a CDS encoding lysophospholipid acyltransferase family protein encodes MQFIVFVIAYPLLWLVSRLPFRLLYGLSNIVYQLVYHVFGYRKKVVRKNLRLVFPDKSENEIITIEKAFYRHMCDMFLEMVKTLGISNEQLQKRFTFTNLEVLHGLENKNKSIMLLFPHYGSWEWVIALDAHIKSKGYAIYQKINNRYFDKLIRDIREKFGTTLISTKETKEIVAKNRREGRLSMYGILSDQSPMVSKAQYWAPFMDIVVPVHVGAEGLCKNLDLPAVYLKVRKLKRGHYEGSFKVLAENPKEFVNYQITDAFLREVEKSIREAPQYYFWTHKRWKHRGKAPKET; translated from the coding sequence ATGCAGTTCATCGTTTTTGTTATTGCCTACCCCCTGCTCTGGTTGGTTTCACGGCTTCCTTTTCGACTTCTCTACGGCCTCTCGAACATTGTATATCAGTTGGTCTACCATGTGTTTGGCTACCGCAAGAAAGTAGTGCGTAAAAACTTGCGATTGGTATTTCCCGATAAATCAGAAAATGAGATCATCACCATAGAGAAAGCCTTTTATCGCCATATGTGTGATATGTTTTTGGAAATGGTCAAGACCTTGGGCATTTCGAACGAGCAGTTACAGAAACGTTTCACCTTCACCAATCTAGAGGTACTGCATGGGTTGGAGAACAAGAATAAGAGCATCATGTTACTATTTCCACACTACGGTAGTTGGGAATGGGTCATTGCCCTTGATGCGCACATCAAATCAAAAGGCTATGCCATCTATCAAAAAATCAACAACAGATATTTTGATAAATTGATTCGAGATATCAGGGAAAAATTTGGTACCACCCTTATTTCTACCAAAGAGACCAAAGAAATTGTCGCCAAGAACCGTCGTGAGGGCAGGTTGAGCATGTACGGCATCTTGAGCGACCAATCGCCCATGGTCAGCAAGGCCCAATATTGGGCCCCCTTCATGGATATTGTGGTGCCAGTACATGTGGGTGCAGAGGGACTTTGCAAAAATCTCGATCTGCCCGCGGTTTACCTAAAGGTCAGAAAATTGAAAAGGGGACATTACGAAGGATCGTTCAAGGTATTGGCTGAAAACCCCAAAGAATTTGTGAACTATCAAATCACCGATGCCTTTTTACGGGAAGTTGAAAAATCGATTCGGGAAGCCCCACAATATTATTTCTGGACCCATAAACGGTGGAAACACCGCGGTAAAGCACCTAAGGAGACCTAG
- a CDS encoding FAD-binding and (Fe-S)-binding domain-containing protein produces MNKSLLDPLSTQLEGTLHTDELTKALYATDASVYRKLPAAVAYPKSERDIQVLVHFARKNKIGLVPRTAGTSLAGQCVGDGIIVDTSKHFTKILHLDQEKKQVRVEPGVIRDELNQYLKSYGLFFGPNTSTSNRCMIGGMVGNNSSGTTSIQYGVTRDKVVSLNTVLSDGSIAVFGSVEKEEYHKKAKENSFEGNLYAAVANELSDPVIQKEIIKEFPKPEIHRRNTGYAVDELLKNNLFGTNDRTFNFCKLLCGSEGTLAFTTEITLQLDDLPPPLSAMVATHYETLEDCLGDVAPVMAHNLFTCEMMDKVILDCTKNNRQQLANRFFVERDPAAILMLELRAHTEKELQEQLSALQQTIKRSGLSYAAPTLRGNDINKAIELRKAGLGLLGNMVGDRKAVACIEDTAVALEDLKDFILEFTEIMKGYGQEAVYYAHAGAGELHLRPILNLKKSNDVALFRQITTNVAQLTKKYRGSFSGEHGDGIVRAEFIPMMIGQKNYELLRRIKSYFDPEGILNPGKIVEAYPMDASLRYKINREEPEIKTLMDFSDSQGILRAAEKCNGSGDCRKTHHVSGAMCPSYHATKNEKDTTRGRANALREFLTNTEKSNRFDHKELKEVFDLCLSCKACSSECPSNVDVAALKAEFQYQYQEANGYSLRSKLFAHNTKINRLASKISGLTNWVYSSRLLSNTLKKSVGVAVERTFPKVYSENFDKYLQHFKNQYNRHSSKVVLYIDEFTRYLDIEVGKDAIELLTRLGYDVELLYAESGRTYLSKGFLRQAQQLAKENLSQIKPILESGTPIVGLEPSAILTFRDEYKRLVDDQEQVERLGAQSFLIEEFLANEVTNGVIGAERFTDAQKKVKIHNHCHQKALSNQKVTFDILNLPKNYEVSIITSGCCGMAGSFGYEKEHYNTSMAIGELKLFPSVRKSGSDTLIAANGTSCRHQIMDGTGRTALHPVTILREALIV; encoded by the coding sequence TTGAATAAATCTTTGCTGGATCCACTTTCTACACAACTTGAAGGCACTTTGCACACCGATGAACTGACCAAGGCACTATATGCCACGGATGCCTCTGTATATCGCAAGCTTCCTGCGGCCGTGGCCTACCCCAAATCCGAAAGGGACATTCAGGTTTTGGTGCACTTTGCTAGAAAAAACAAAATCGGATTGGTACCCCGTACAGCAGGTACTTCGTTGGCCGGGCAATGTGTGGGCGATGGCATAATCGTCGATACTTCGAAGCATTTTACAAAAATTCTCCACCTCGACCAAGAAAAGAAACAGGTCAGGGTTGAGCCAGGGGTAATTCGTGATGAGCTCAATCAATATCTAAAGTCTTACGGACTGTTTTTTGGTCCGAATACCTCAACCTCGAACCGCTGTATGATAGGGGGGATGGTAGGGAACAACTCCTCAGGCACCACATCGATCCAATATGGCGTTACCCGAGATAAAGTAGTGTCGCTCAATACTGTTCTCTCTGATGGCAGCATTGCCGTTTTTGGGTCGGTCGAGAAAGAAGAATATCATAAAAAAGCCAAGGAGAATAGTTTCGAGGGAAATCTGTATGCGGCCGTTGCGAACGAACTGTCAGATCCGGTCATCCAAAAAGAAATCATCAAAGAATTCCCCAAACCGGAGATACACCGCAGAAATACGGGCTATGCAGTTGATGAACTGCTCAAGAACAATCTTTTCGGCACTAATGATCGAACATTCAACTTCTGCAAATTGCTTTGCGGTAGCGAGGGTACCTTGGCCTTTACCACTGAAATCACCTTACAATTAGATGACTTGCCACCACCACTTTCTGCAATGGTGGCCACCCATTATGAGACACTCGAAGATTGTCTTGGTGATGTAGCGCCGGTAATGGCCCACAACCTGTTCACCTGTGAGATGATGGATAAGGTGATTCTCGACTGCACGAAGAACAATCGTCAACAATTGGCAAACCGCTTTTTTGTAGAGCGGGATCCGGCCGCGATTCTGATGCTCGAGCTCAGGGCACATACCGAGAAGGAGTTGCAAGAACAGCTCAGCGCACTGCAGCAGACCATCAAAAGATCAGGTTTGAGCTATGCGGCCCCCACACTTCGGGGCAATGATATTAATAAGGCAATTGAACTTAGAAAAGCCGGCCTTGGGCTGCTGGGCAACATGGTGGGCGACCGCAAAGCAGTGGCCTGTATAGAAGATACAGCGGTGGCCTTGGAAGATTTGAAAGATTTCATTCTCGAGTTTACTGAAATCATGAAGGGTTATGGCCAAGAAGCGGTGTACTATGCCCATGCCGGGGCAGGGGAACTACATTTACGGCCTATTCTAAACCTTAAAAAAAGTAATGATGTCGCACTCTTTCGCCAGATTACTACAAATGTGGCGCAATTGACCAAAAAATATAGGGGAAGCTTTAGTGGCGAACATGGCGATGGCATTGTACGCGCAGAGTTCATTCCCATGATGATCGGGCAAAAGAACTATGAACTATTAAGACGAATCAAAAGCTACTTCGACCCCGAAGGCATTTTGAATCCGGGAAAAATAGTGGAAGCCTACCCCATGGATGCTTCATTGCGCTACAAAATCAACAGGGAAGAGCCCGAAATAAAAACCCTTATGGACTTTTCAGATAGCCAAGGAATTTTGCGCGCCGCTGAAAAGTGCAACGGCAGTGGGGACTGCCGCAAGACGCACCATGTGTCGGGTGCTATGTGCCCCAGCTACCATGCCACCAAGAATGAGAAGGATACCACACGTGGCAGGGCAAATGCGTTACGGGAATTTTTGACCAATACAGAAAAAAGCAATCGTTTTGACCACAAAGAGTTGAAAGAAGTCTTTGACCTGTGCCTCAGCTGCAAGGCTTGTTCAAGTGAATGCCCCAGTAATGTGGATGTGGCGGCCCTCAAGGCCGAATTCCAGTATCAATACCAAGAGGCCAATGGGTATTCATTGCGTAGCAAGCTATTCGCTCACAACACCAAAATAAATCGTTTGGCCAGTAAGATCAGTGGACTTACCAATTGGGTATACAGCTCTCGGTTGTTGTCGAATACCCTGAAGAAATCGGTCGGGGTAGCGGTAGAAAGAACTTTTCCAAAAGTCTATAGTGAAAATTTCGATAAGTACTTACAACATTTTAAAAATCAATATAATAGACATTCTTCAAAAGTTGTTTTGTACATTGATGAGTTTACCCGCTACCTCGATATTGAAGTAGGTAAGGATGCCATCGAACTTTTGACCCGTTTGGGGTACGATGTCGAGCTGCTATATGCAGAGAGCGGAAGGACCTACCTTTCAAAGGGGTTCTTGAGACAAGCCCAACAATTGGCAAAGGAAAACCTTTCACAAATCAAACCTATACTTGAATCGGGCACCCCCATTGTCGGCTTGGAACCTTCGGCCATTTTGACCTTCCGCGATGAGTATAAAAGACTGGTCGATGACCAAGAGCAGGTTGAACGTTTGGGTGCGCAGTCATTTTTGATCGAAGAATTTCTTGCCAATGAGGTGACCAATGGTGTCATCGGTGCCGAGCGGTTCACCGATGCCCAAAAAAAGGTGAAAATCCACAATCACTGCCATCAAAAAGCGCTTTCAAACCAAAAAGTGACTTTTGACATTCTCAATCTTCCCAAAAACTATGAGGTTTCCATAATCACTTCGGGCTGTTGTGGTATGGCGGGCTCTTTCGGTTACGAGAAAGAACATTACAATACCAGTATGGCAATAGGTGAGCTCAAGCTTTTTCCATCCGTAAGAAAAAGTGGTTCAGATACCCTCATAGCGGCCAATGGCACCAGTTGCCGTCATCAAATAATGGACGGTACGGGCAGAACGGCGCTACACCCCGTCACCATCTTGCGGGAAGCCCTGATCGTCTAA
- a CDS encoding dicarboxylate/amino acid:cation symporter, with protein sequence MRKLQLHWKILIGMLLGILFGFVMTYPDWGRDFVADWINPFGTIFVKLLKLIAIPLILASLVKGISDLKDISKFRNIGVRTIIIYVCTTVVAITVGLLLVNTLVPGKGISQDTIDKLTSTYASDAGVTSKLEEASRQKESGPLQFLVDMVPDNALNAMSENSLMLQVIFFAIFLGISMLLIGEKDAKPLKNFFDSLNEVVLKMVDLIMLTAPYAVFALLAGVVVSSSDPELLLALLKYSGVVVLGLLLMIVFYSIVVSTFTGYNPFAFLSKISPAQLLAFSTSSSAATLPVTMERVEEHIGVDKEVSSFVLPVGATINMDGTSLYQGVAAVFIAQALGFPLDFSGQLTIVLTALLASIGSAAVPGAGMVMLVIVLESIGFPPDKLAIGLALIFAVDRPLDMCRTVVNVTGDATVSMMVAKSVGKLGEPKVKEWDDHYDEVK encoded by the coding sequence ATGCGAAAACTGCAATTGCATTGGAAAATTCTTATCGGAATGCTACTCGGCATTCTCTTCGGATTTGTAATGACCTATCCAGATTGGGGTCGTGACTTTGTTGCAGATTGGATCAATCCCTTCGGGACCATATTTGTGAAACTGTTGAAACTGATTGCCATTCCGTTGATCTTGGCATCGCTCGTCAAGGGCATTTCCGATTTGAAGGATATTTCAAAATTCAGGAACATTGGGGTGCGAACCATTATCATCTATGTCTGTACAACAGTGGTGGCCATCACGGTCGGACTATTGTTGGTCAACACCCTTGTTCCCGGAAAGGGCATCTCACAAGATACTATTGATAAACTCACTTCCACATACGCTTCTGATGCAGGTGTCACCTCAAAACTAGAGGAAGCCTCTCGGCAAAAGGAAAGTGGCCCTTTGCAGTTTTTGGTCGATATGGTGCCCGACAATGCCTTGAACGCCATGTCAGAAAACAGTTTGATGCTCCAGGTCATATTCTTTGCCATTTTCTTGGGCATCTCGATGCTGTTGATAGGTGAAAAAGATGCCAAGCCCCTAAAGAATTTCTTCGATTCCCTGAACGAGGTGGTGCTAAAAATGGTCGATCTTATTATGCTGACGGCACCTTATGCAGTTTTTGCACTGCTAGCGGGCGTGGTCGTCTCCTCAAGTGACCCCGAACTATTGTTGGCCTTGCTGAAGTACTCTGGTGTGGTTGTCTTGGGGCTTCTCTTGATGATCGTTTTCTACAGCATTGTCGTTTCGACCTTTACCGGCTATAACCCCTTTGCATTTTTGAGCAAGATAAGTCCGGCGCAATTGTTGGCCTTTTCGACCAGTTCGAGCGCGGCGACCCTACCTGTGACCATGGAAAGGGTAGAAGAACACATTGGCGTTGACAAAGAGGTCTCCAGTTTTGTGCTTCCTGTGGGTGCCACGATCAATATGGACGGCACCAGTCTCTATCAAGGGGTAGCGGCGGTTTTTATCGCGCAGGCATTGGGTTTTCCGTTGGATTTCTCAGGGCAGTTGACCATTGTGTTGACCGCTTTACTGGCTTCTATCGGGTCTGCTGCCGTACCTGGGGCCGGTATGGTGATGTTGGTCATCGTATTGGAGTCGATAGGGTTCCCGCCCGATAAGCTCGCCATTGGCCTGGCCTTGATTTTTGCGGTTGATAGACCTTTGGATATGTGCCGTACCGTTGTCAATGTAACAGGAGATGCCACCGTATCGATGATGGTGGCCAAATCTGTGGGCAAATTGGGTGAGCCGAAGGTAAAAGAGTGGGATGACCATTACGATGAGGTGAAGTAG
- a CDS encoding UDP-2,3-diacylglucosamine diphosphatase translates to MKKRKLELAVISDVHLGTYGCHADELIAYLNSIDPKKLILNGDIIDIWQFSKRYFPASHLKVLKKLIGMAAKGTEVIYITGNHDEMLRKFADTTMGNVTITNKLVLNLDGKKAWIFHGDVFDISIQNAKWLAKLGGYGYDMLILLNRSANWFLKGMGKEKYSLSKRIKNSVKSAVKYINNFEKTAGDLAIENGYDYVVCGHIHQPKKERYENKIGRCTYLNSGDWVENLTALEYSFKRWKVYYYSQDKLSPFFVDDDVKEMDINQLIASITSAQAEKTKKEKEPIAGADDDILDDQGFPQDGDGV, encoded by the coding sequence TTGAAAAAAAGAAAACTGGAATTGGCCGTAATTTCTGACGTTCATTTGGGTACATATGGTTGTCATGCAGATGAACTGATAGCGTATCTCAATAGCATTGATCCCAAAAAGTTGATATTGAACGGCGATATCATCGATATATGGCAGTTCAGCAAACGATATTTTCCAGCCTCACACCTTAAAGTCTTAAAAAAACTGATCGGTATGGCCGCCAAAGGCACTGAGGTCATTTATATTACCGGCAACCATGATGAAATGCTCCGTAAGTTTGCCGATACCACTATGGGCAATGTCACCATTACCAACAAATTGGTTTTGAACCTTGATGGTAAAAAAGCGTGGATTTTTCATGGTGATGTTTTTGACATCTCGATACAAAATGCCAAGTGGCTGGCCAAACTAGGTGGGTATGGATATGATATGCTCATTCTTCTGAACCGTTCGGCGAACTGGTTTTTGAAGGGGATGGGAAAAGAAAAATACTCCCTCTCAAAGCGCATAAAAAATAGTGTCAAGAGTGCTGTCAAGTACATCAATAATTTCGAAAAAACAGCCGGCGACCTCGCTATCGAGAATGGCTATGATTATGTTGTATGTGGGCACATCCACCAGCCCAAAAAAGAGAGGTACGAGAACAAAATAGGTCGCTGTACCTATCTTAATTCAGGTGATTGGGTCGAAAATCTGACGGCTCTGGAATATTCATTCAAAAGGTGGAAAGTCTACTACTACAGCCAAGATAAGCTGTCGCCATTCTTTGTCGATGATGATGTCAAGGAAATGGATATCAATCAACTTATCGCCTCGATCACTTCTGCACAGGCCGAAAAGACCAAAAAGGAAAAAGAACCGATTGCAGGGGCAGATGATGACATTTTAGACGATCAGGGCTTCCCGCAAGATGGTGACGGGGTGTAG
- a CDS encoding rhomboid family intramembrane serine protease, translated as MYDLHLATVGIIIVNILVTLRGFNDQAFFERYKFNIAAIQGGQRERAITSGFLHVDIAHLFFNMFTLFFFANVVIVWFGALKFLIIYAVSLLAGSLLALFFHKNEPYYSAVGASGAVTGVLYAAILLQPDMQLGIMFIPIPLPAYVLGIAYLLYSIYGMKSRLGNIGHTAHFGGAIGGYAMTLIFMPSLLVTETLMVFLLAIPIIILFVLEKMGKI; from the coding sequence ATGTACGATTTGCACTTGGCAACCGTTGGCATCATTATCGTCAACATTTTGGTAACGTTAAGAGGGTTTAACGATCAAGCGTTTTTTGAGCGGTATAAGTTCAACATCGCTGCCATTCAGGGCGGTCAGCGAGAACGTGCCATCACTTCAGGCTTTCTTCATGTCGATATTGCCCATCTCTTTTTCAATATGTTCACCCTTTTCTTTTTTGCCAATGTGGTCATTGTTTGGTTCGGGGCCCTCAAATTTTTGATCATTTATGCGGTGAGTTTGTTGGCGGGCAGTCTTTTGGCCCTGTTCTTCCATAAAAATGAACCCTATTACAGTGCCGTGGGGGCAAGTGGCGCCGTGACCGGTGTGCTGTATGCGGCCATTTTGCTGCAGCCAGACATGCAATTGGGCATTATGTTCATTCCAATACCGTTGCCGGCCTATGTTCTGGGAATCGCCTACCTCCTTTACTCTATTTACGGTATGAAAAGTCGACTGGGAAACATTGGGCACACGGCACATTTTGGGGGTGCCATAGGGGGTTATGCCATGACGCTCATCTTCATGCCCAGTCTTTTGGTCACTGAAACGCTAATGGTTTTCTTGCTGGCCATACCCATTATCATTCTTTTTGTTCTCGAAAAAATGGGCAAAATTTAA
- the aroC gene encoding chorismate synthase produces MAGNTFGNLFKLTTFGESHGKAIGGIIDGCPAGLELDLDAVQNDLDRRRPGQSAIVTQRKEPDTVEFYSGIFEGKTTGTPIGFAIHNTNQKSKDYSHIKDSYRPSHADYVYDQKYGLRDYRGGGRSSARETASRVVAGAIAKQLLKEVRVTAFVSQVGEMKLNKAYQELDFSNIEENPVRCPDPEMASKMEEYIKSIKKQGDTIGGVITCVAQNVPVGLGEPVFDKLHADLGKAMLSINAVKGFEYGSGFSGVTMKGSEHNDQYNEDGTTKTNRSGGIQGGISNGMDIYFNVAFKPVATILQGYDTINKKGEKVAAQGKGRHDPCVVPRAVPIVEAMTALVLADHWLLARTNKL; encoded by the coding sequence ATGGCAGGAAACACCTTTGGCAACCTTTTCAAATTGACCACCTTTGGCGAATCGCACGGCAAAGCCATTGGTGGCATTATTGATGGATGCCCTGCAGGATTGGAATTGGATCTAGATGCCGTACAAAACGACTTGGACAGGCGCAGACCAGGGCAATCGGCCATTGTGACCCAACGAAAAGAGCCAGACACCGTTGAGTTCTACTCCGGAATCTTTGAAGGGAAGACCACGGGAACCCCAATTGGGTTCGCCATTCACAATACCAACCAGAAATCAAAAGACTACTCCCATATCAAAGATTCGTACCGCCCGTCACATGCCGATTACGTTTATGACCAGAAATATGGATTGCGTGATTATCGCGGTGGCGGCCGAAGCTCGGCCCGCGAAACAGCCAGTAGGGTAGTGGCCGGTGCCATTGCCAAACAATTGTTGAAAGAAGTACGGGTAACCGCCTTCGTATCGCAGGTAGGGGAAATGAAACTCAACAAGGCCTATCAAGAACTCGATTTCTCAAACATAGAAGAGAATCCGGTACGTTGCCCAGACCCTGAAATGGCATCGAAAATGGAAGAATACATCAAATCCATAAAAAAACAGGGCGACACCATCGGTGGGGTCATTACCTGCGTGGCCCAAAATGTACCGGTCGGCTTGGGCGAACCTGTTTTCGACAAGTTGCATGCCGATCTGGGCAAGGCCATGCTTTCGATAAATGCCGTCAAGGGATTTGAATATGGCAGCGGATTTTCAGGTGTGACCATGAAGGGTAGCGAACATAACGACCAGTACAATGAAGATGGCACCACGAAAACAAACCGCAGCGGTGGTATTCAAGGTGGTATCAGCAACGGAATGGACATCTATTTCAATGTGGCCTTTAAGCCCGTGGCCACCATACTGCAAGGTTACGATACGATCAACAAAAAGGGTGAAAAGGTAGCGGCCCAAGGAAAAGGTCGCCATGACCCTTGTGTGGTACCACGAGCCGTGCCTATTGTAGAAGCCATGACCGCCTTGGTGCTGGCCGATCACTGGTTGTTGGCGCGGACCAATAAATTGTGA
- a CDS encoding TlpA disulfide reductase family protein — protein MKKTVFALSITLLFIACNIEKTGYALKATVDGEVEDSTKVYLRTTDSLNQLVEIDTAQITEGSFEFEGNQEIPQLHYIFIEGLMGNVPVILENGSISVKFQRDSLSFAKVGGTPQNEFFADFMEGSRSFIEMGRSFNDDMRKAAAARDTAMIESLREESLELQEKMKNFNIDFIKENPNALVSALILENLMRTRILQTKEVDSLFQNFTPEIKATKPGKNLEKQLERTKATDIGEVAPDFSGPTPDGTVLALNEVTVKGKVTLIDFWAAWCRPCRVENPNIVNVYNKYKDKGLNIVGVSLDAREEQWKQAIAQDGLEWHHVSHLKRFQDPVAQLYNVNAIPAAFLLDENGVIVAKNLRGPALEKKVAELLN, from the coding sequence ATGAAGAAAACAGTATTTGCCCTATCAATAACCTTATTGTTTATTGCCTGCAATATTGAAAAGACCGGTTATGCCCTTAAAGCCACTGTCGATGGTGAGGTTGAAGACAGCACAAAAGTATATTTGAGAACGACCGACAGCCTGAACCAATTGGTCGAAATCGATACAGCTCAGATCACTGAAGGAAGTTTTGAGTTCGAAGGAAACCAAGAAATACCACAACTACATTATATTTTCATAGAGGGACTTATGGGAAATGTGCCCGTGATTTTGGAAAACGGTTCCATAAGCGTGAAATTTCAAAGAGACAGTCTTTCTTTTGCCAAAGTTGGTGGTACCCCACAGAACGAGTTTTTTGCGGATTTCATGGAAGGCTCACGTTCGTTCATTGAGATGGGCCGTTCTTTTAACGATGATATGCGCAAGGCCGCTGCTGCAAGAGATACAGCAATGATAGAGTCTTTAAGGGAAGAGTCCCTTGAGCTTCAAGAAAAGATGAAGAACTTCAACATTGATTTCATTAAAGAAAATCCAAATGCATTGGTCTCTGCCCTCATACTTGAGAATCTGATGAGAACACGGATATTGCAAACAAAAGAAGTCGATTCATTGTTCCAGAATTTTACTCCAGAAATCAAGGCGACAAAACCTGGCAAAAATCTTGAAAAACAGTTAGAAAGAACCAAAGCTACCGATATAGGTGAAGTGGCGCCTGATTTTTCGGGTCCTACACCTGATGGTACTGTTTTGGCCTTGAATGAAGTAACGGTAAAGGGAAAGGTGACCTTGATAGACTTTTGGGCCGCTTGGTGCCGCCCCTGCCGTGTTGAAAACCCAAATATTGTCAACGTTTACAATAAATACAAAGATAAGGGACTGAACATTGTGGGTGTTTCATTGGATGCTCGGGAAGAGCAATGGAAGCAGGCCATTGCGCAAGACGGACTTGAGTGGCACCATGTGTCACACCTTAAGCGCTTTCAAGACCCTGTGGCACAGCTCTACAATGTGAATGCCATACCCGCTGCCTTTCTGTTGGATGAAAATGGGGTCATCGTGGCCAAAAATCTTCGCGGTCCGGCGTTGGAGAAAAAAGTGGCAGAATTACTGAACTAG